In one Clostridia bacterium genomic region, the following are encoded:
- the lolA gene encoding outer membrane lipoprotein chaperone LolA, with protein sequence MKILLRTLLAILCCGPLWLVATAMAQTSPADIQKLAEGVDKHYNNLTSMQADFAEIYRGGGMARSESGVMWLKKPGKMRWEYRNPREKLFITDGKTAWFYVPGERQARRASVKRLDDMRSPLRYLLGRTKLMKEFEGLSLAPDARPANQGNVMLRGVPKGMQDRVSQVLLEITPERRIARIFLEELDGSTTEFRFLQQRENVQVADERFRFSPPRGIEVMEASELAPQ encoded by the coding sequence ATGAAAATTTTGTTGAGGACTCTTCTCGCAATTCTCTGCTGCGGTCCACTGTGGCTCGTGGCGACGGCGATGGCCCAGACTTCGCCGGCAGATATTCAAAAATTGGCAGAGGGCGTTGATAAGCACTACAACAACCTGACTTCCATGCAGGCCGACTTCGCCGAAATTTATCGCGGTGGCGGCATGGCACGCAGCGAGTCGGGCGTGATGTGGCTGAAGAAGCCGGGCAAGATGCGCTGGGAGTATAGGAATCCGCGGGAGAAACTATTCATCACGGATGGCAAGACGGCGTGGTTCTACGTCCCGGGCGAGAGGCAGGCACGGAGAGCATCTGTTAAGAGACTGGACGATATGCGCTCTCCGCTACGTTACCTTCTTGGCAGGACAAAGCTAATGAAGGAGTTCGAAGGACTGTCTTTGGCACCGGACGCTAGACCGGCCAACCAAGGAAACGTCATGTTGCGCGGAGTCCCGAAAGGAATGCAGGACAGGGTTTCCCAGGTGTTGCTGGAGATTACGCCGGAGCGCCGCATTGCGCGCATCTTCCTTGAGGAACTCGATGGTTCGACTACGGAATTCCGCTTTCTCCAGCAGCGTGAGAACGTCCAGGTAGCCGATGAGCGCTTTCGGTTCAGCCCTCCGCGTGGGATAGAGGTCATGGAAGCCAGCGAACTTGCCCCGCAGTAG
- a CDS encoding type II secretion system F family protein, translating into MAEFLIKMADERGNVSELMEAGFSEAEVREHFAQQGYLVYWVKPRGLLAGGEIRLPQRKRVKLEQFVIFNQQFVTLIRAGLPISQALDLLSKRQRNLYFRSVLENVRDRVKSGELLSEAFEAQGVFPKIYSTTILAGEKSGNLEETLSRYIGFQRLALSFRKKLVASLIYPSILVIGVTLLLSLLITFVVPRFAALYNDMGAPLPGITAFTLAVALSIKNLLPLLLIGLGATGFLLWRWSRTDTGAAQIDKIKLRTPILGPTWLKYQVAVFSRMLATLLAGGLSLVPALETASASMQSRLMANGISVAVQSVREGQPLSRSLEATAIFPELAVEMIEVGESTGALPSMLTSVAEFYEEDVQNALSAAMSLIEPFILIFMGLVVGFILISLYMPVFSIGTTGAAGGIGSAGAGR; encoded by the coding sequence ATGGCAGAATTCCTTATCAAGATGGCCGATGAGCGGGGGAACGTTTCCGAACTAATGGAGGCGGGCTTCAGTGAGGCTGAAGTGCGCGAGCACTTCGCCCAGCAAGGATACCTGGTTTATTGGGTGAAACCCCGCGGATTGCTCGCGGGCGGCGAAATTCGCCTGCCACAGCGCAAGCGCGTCAAACTGGAACAGTTCGTAATATTCAACCAGCAGTTTGTAACACTGATCCGGGCGGGCCTGCCGATCTCGCAGGCGCTCGACCTGCTCTCAAAGCGGCAGCGCAATCTGTACTTCCGGTCCGTGCTGGAAAACGTGCGCGACCGCGTTAAGAGCGGCGAGCTGTTGAGCGAAGCATTCGAGGCCCAAGGCGTTTTTCCCAAGATTTATTCGACGACGATCCTGGCGGGCGAGAAGAGCGGCAACCTGGAAGAGACTCTGTCGCGCTATATAGGGTTTCAGCGGCTGGCGCTCAGTTTCCGCAAGAAACTGGTAGCTTCGCTGATCTATCCATCGATCCTTGTGATTGGCGTCACCCTGCTGCTCTCGTTGCTCATCACATTTGTGGTGCCGCGCTTTGCCGCTCTCTACAACGACATGGGCGCGCCACTGCCGGGGATCACGGCATTCACGCTCGCCGTCGCGTTGAGCATCAAGAACCTGCTTCCCTTGCTGCTGATTGGGTTGGGTGCTACGGGATTCCTGCTATGGCGCTGGAGTCGCACCGATACGGGGGCTGCGCAGATCGACAAGATCAAGCTGCGGACACCGATCCTTGGGCCGACCTGGCTGAAGTACCAGGTAGCGGTGTTTTCGCGGATGCTGGCAACACTGCTGGCGGGCGGCCTGTCGCTGGTTCCGGCGCTGGAGACGGCCAGCGCTTCCATGCAAAGCCGGCTGATGGCAAACGGCATCAGCGTGGCCGTGCAAAGCGTCCGGGAGGGACAGCCACTCTCGCGCAGCCTGGAGGCCACGGCGATTTTTCCCGAACTAGCGGTGGAGATGATAGAGGTCGGCGAGTCCACGGGTGCGCTCCCGTCCATGCTTACGTCGGTGGCGGAATTCTATGAGGAAGACGTGCAGAACGCGCTCTCGGCGGCGATGTCGCTGATCGAGCCGTTCATCCTGATCTTCATGGGCCTGGTGGTCGGCTTCATCCTGATATCGCTCTACATGCCGGTTTTCAGCATCGGAACTACCGGGGCCGCGGGCGGAATCGGATCGGCGGGGGCAGGCCGCTAG